In Leptolyngbya sp. SIO1E4, one DNA window encodes the following:
- the gloB gene encoding hydroxyacylglutathione hydrolase yields the protein MEIHRLPALWDNYIFLLHDAATQTAAVVDPAECDPVLKQLKALGASLTAIFNTHHHGDHVGANQQLLHQFPNAVVYGGTEDRGRIPGQQVYLSEGDNVSFSGRTGHVFFVPGHTRAHIAYYFPPIAEGEWGELFCGDTLFAGGCGRLFEGTPQQMVTSLTKLRSLPDTTRIWCAHEYTLKNLQFAITVDAQNSVLKTRLAAVQSARQQHEATVPSELGIEKQTNPFLRWDQSALQATAKSLDPVQTFARIRGMKDRF from the coding sequence ATGGAAATTCATCGCTTACCTGCTCTCTGGGACAACTACATTTTTCTCCTGCACGATGCTGCAACCCAGACAGCAGCTGTGGTTGACCCAGCAGAATGCGACCCCGTCCTCAAACAGCTGAAGGCATTGGGGGCCTCGCTAACGGCTATTTTCAACACCCACCACCACGGCGATCACGTGGGTGCTAACCAGCAACTTTTGCATCAGTTTCCCAACGCGGTGGTTTATGGCGGAACCGAGGATCGCGGGCGCATTCCTGGTCAGCAGGTTTATCTTTCAGAGGGGGATAACGTCTCGTTTTCAGGACGAACAGGGCATGTCTTTTTTGTGCCAGGCCATACTCGAGCGCACATTGCCTACTATTTTCCGCCGATCGCAGAGGGTGAGTGGGGCGAACTTTTTTGTGGAGACACGCTATTTGCAGGGGGGTGTGGCCGCCTGTTTGAGGGGACGCCTCAGCAGATGGTCACTTCGCTGACAAAGCTGCGATCGCTGCCTGACACCACTCGCATTTGGTGTGCCCATGAATACACCCTTAAAAATCTGCAGTTTGCCATCACCGTAGACGCGCAAAATTCAGTTTTGAAAACCCGCTTAGCCGCTGTCCAATCAGCGCGGCAGCAGCATGAAGCAACTGTGCCATCTGAACTGGGGATAGAAAAACAGACAAATCCGTTTCTACGCTGGGATCAGTCAGCCTTGCAAGCAACCGCCAAGAGTCTTGACCCTGTGCAAACGTTTGCCCGCATTCGGGGAATGAAGGATCGGTTTTAA
- the rnc gene encoding ribonuclease III translates to MVDYPLPPPPVLRRCVTQLGLPDTAPINWELLDQALIHSSASAQRNNERLEFLGDAVLRLAAAEFLMEQYPGALVGELSALRSHLVSDQTLTRIAEKLGIEPFLKLSPAAAGDAAARPTRLADAVEAILAVLYLSTGDLQLVRPWLDPYLITLAAQLSQNPEQHNPKTALQELIQKHYKTLPEYRTTEVSMTHGDPERFRAEVWFRDRCLGTGVGASRKLAEQAAALAGYKDMQAIVLAKASGTH, encoded by the coding sequence ATGGTCGATTACCCGCTGCCTCCGCCACCTGTCCTGCGTCGGTGTGTCACGCAACTAGGACTACCAGACACGGCTCCCATTAATTGGGAACTGCTTGATCAAGCGCTGATTCATTCTTCAGCATCTGCTCAGCGGAACAATGAACGGCTAGAGTTTTTAGGAGATGCCGTGCTGCGTTTGGCAGCAGCTGAGTTTTTGATGGAGCAGTATCCGGGCGCGTTGGTGGGAGAACTCTCGGCGCTGCGATCGCACCTTGTCAGCGACCAAACTCTCACCCGCATTGCTGAAAAATTAGGCATTGAGCCCTTTCTCAAGCTTTCTCCTGCCGCGGCAGGGGATGCGGCGGCTCGTCCCACACGGCTAGCGGATGCTGTGGAAGCAATTCTGGCCGTGCTGTACTTAAGCACGGGAGATCTACAATTGGTGAGACCGTGGTTAGATCCTTACCTCATCACCCTGGCAGCTCAGCTCAGCCAAAACCCTGAACAGCATAATCCTAAGACGGCCCTGCAAGAGTTGATTCAGAAACACTACAAAACCTTGCCTGAATACCGCACAACGGAGGTCAGCATGACCCACGGCGATCCAGAACGGTTTCGAGCTGAGGTGTGGTTTCGCGATCGCTGTTTAGGCACTGGGGTTGGGGCTTCTCGAAAATTAGCAGAGCAGGCCGCAGCCTTGGCTGGATACAAAGACATGCAAGCGATCGTGTTGGCCAAAGCATCCGGCACCCACTAA
- a CDS encoding Gfo/Idh/MocA family oxidoreductase, translating into MKDDRIQLALFGVGRWGSHLLRNFLALPTVDVVAVVEATAEKLPQVQNWFELAADIDLTDDAEAILARPDVDAVAIATPAATHYDLIKTALKNGKHVLAEKPLTLEVATSEELCTLAAQQQRQLVIDHTYLFHPVVEKGQAVLAQQPLGHLRYGYATRTNLGPVRPDVDALWDLSIHDIAIFNYWLDERPIAVSAQGQVWLQSEASPASHFPNGLSDVVWLRLFYPSGFQATVHVSWGNPDKQRRLCVVGDRGTLIFDEMQSQAPLVMQRGHFEPQGLYFMPAGLAREEITVPPAEPLKQVCEHFLQCVAENRPSALSNGQVATDLVKILVALSESLNRGGEQVRITD; encoded by the coding sequence ATGAAGGACGATCGCATTCAACTCGCATTGTTTGGCGTTGGCCGATGGGGTAGTCATCTACTTCGCAATTTTCTGGCGTTGCCAACGGTGGATGTTGTGGCCGTAGTCGAAGCAACTGCTGAGAAGCTGCCTCAGGTACAAAACTGGTTTGAGCTTGCTGCGGATATTGACCTCACCGATGATGCTGAGGCGATTCTGGCTCGACCCGATGTGGATGCAGTTGCGATCGCCACGCCTGCAGCGACTCACTATGATCTGATCAAAACCGCCCTCAAAAACGGCAAACACGTCCTGGCAGAAAAACCCCTCACATTAGAGGTGGCAACCTCTGAAGAGCTCTGCACTCTGGCTGCCCAGCAGCAACGGCAACTGGTCATAGACCACACATATCTCTTTCATCCTGTCGTCGAGAAAGGGCAGGCTGTTCTTGCACAACAACCCCTCGGCCATCTTCGTTACGGCTATGCCACCCGCACAAACCTCGGCCCGGTGAGGCCCGATGTGGATGCATTGTGGGATTTGTCCATTCACGACATCGCGATTTTTAATTACTGGCTGGATGAAAGGCCGATCGCCGTCTCTGCCCAAGGGCAGGTTTGGTTACAGTCGGAGGCTTCCCCTGCGAGCCATTTTCCTAATGGCCTCTCGGATGTGGTGTGGCTGCGGTTGTTTTATCCCAGCGGGTTTCAGGCAACGGTACATGTGAGCTGGGGCAACCCAGATAAGCAGCGCAGGTTATGTGTGGTGGGCGATCGCGGCACATTAATTTTTGACGAAATGCAGTCCCAAGCACCTTTGGTTATGCAGCGGGGGCATTTCGAACCCCAAGGGCTCTATTTTATGCCCGCTGGACTCGCCCGTGAGGAAATCACTGTGCCACCTGCAGAACCTCTGAAGCAGGTCTGTGAGCACTTTCTCCAGTGTGTGGCGGAAAATCGTCCTTCTGCACTGTCAAACGGGCAGGTGGCGACTGACTTGGTCAAAATTCTAGTAGCGCTTTCTGAGTCTCTGAACAGGGGTGGGGAGCAAGTCAGAATTACTGATTGA